From a single Rhodococcus qingshengii JCM 15477 genomic region:
- a CDS encoding sulfurtransferase has translation MARSDVLVSADWAEQNLNTPKTVFVEVDEDTSAYDGGHIEGAVKLDWRKDLQDGVRRDFLNQEQFSDLLSAKGIANDDTVVLYGGNNNWFAAYAYWYFKLYGHQDIKLIDGGRKKWELDGRPLSKDAVNREATQYKAETPDFSIRAFRDEVIDAIGSKNLVDVRSPDEFSGKILAPAHLPQEQAQQRGHVPGAINIPWSTTANEDGTFKSDDDLAKLYAEKGFDDTKETIAYCRIGERSSHTWFVLQEILGKNNVKNYDGSWVEYGSLVGAPIELGA, from the coding sequence ATGGCTCGCTCCGACGTCCTAGTCTCCGCTGACTGGGCTGAGCAGAACCTCAACACCCCCAAGACCGTTTTTGTCGAGGTGGACGAGGACACCAGCGCATACGACGGCGGCCACATCGAGGGTGCAGTCAAGCTCGACTGGCGCAAGGACCTCCAGGACGGCGTCCGACGCGACTTCCTGAACCAGGAGCAGTTCTCGGATCTGCTCTCCGCCAAAGGCATTGCGAACGACGACACCGTCGTTCTCTACGGTGGCAACAACAACTGGTTCGCCGCTTACGCGTACTGGTACTTCAAGCTGTACGGCCACCAGGACATCAAGCTGATCGACGGCGGCCGCAAGAAGTGGGAACTCGACGGACGCCCGCTCTCCAAGGACGCAGTCAACCGCGAAGCCACGCAGTACAAGGCCGAGACCCCCGACTTCTCGATCCGCGCATTCCGCGACGAGGTCATCGACGCCATCGGCAGCAAGAACCTCGTCGACGTTCGTAGCCCTGACGAGTTCTCCGGCAAGATCCTCGCTCCCGCCCACCTTCCGCAGGAGCAGGCGCAGCAGCGTGGCCACGTCCCCGGAGCCATCAACATCCCGTGGAGCACCACCGCCAACGAGGACGGCACCTTCAAGTCGGACGACGACCTCGCCAAGCTGTACGCGGAAAAGGGCTTCGACGACACCAAGGAAACGATCGCCTACTGCCGCATCGGCGAGCGTTCGAGCCACACCTGGTTCGTCCTGCAGGAGATCCTCGGCAAGAACAACGTCAAGAACTACGACGGCAGCTGGGTCGAATACGGCTCACTCGTCGGCGCACCGATCGAATTGGGAGCCTGA
- the pstC gene encoding phosphate ABC transporter permease subunit PstC — protein sequence MSDAPITSTSRSPGPATSGAGVGGPNGTTEDTITSTKAPETEHPPKGDGPGSGNSKTVTRPGDRIFSSLASGSAIFITVVIAAIGAFLIWRAVPALSRNQVNFLTSREWVTQNINAMAFGVLDLFQVTVLVSLFALVLAMPIALGIAIFLTSYSPKWLTRPLSYTIDLLAAVPSIVYGLWGLLVFAPAITPVAVWLNDTLGWFPLFADGSGSITGGGTIFTAGIVLAVMILPVITAVTREVFIQTPRSQIEAALALGATRWEVVRTTVIPFGKSGYISGSMLGLGRALGETMALYLILRTTSQAFGWSLFDGGSTIASKIALGYAEFNNDIQAGAYIAAGLVLFVLTFVVNAAARAVIAGKKD from the coding sequence ATGAGTGACGCGCCCATCACCTCGACATCTCGTTCTCCCGGCCCCGCAACCAGCGGGGCCGGGGTGGGCGGTCCGAACGGCACCACGGAGGACACGATTACTTCCACCAAGGCTCCAGAAACCGAGCATCCTCCGAAGGGTGACGGTCCGGGTAGCGGCAACAGCAAGACGGTGACCCGTCCGGGTGACCGCATCTTCAGCTCGCTCGCCTCCGGTTCGGCAATCTTCATCACGGTTGTCATCGCGGCGATCGGCGCGTTCCTGATCTGGCGTGCTGTTCCTGCTTTGAGCCGGAACCAGGTCAACTTCCTGACCAGCCGTGAATGGGTCACGCAGAACATCAACGCGATGGCGTTCGGTGTCCTCGATCTTTTCCAGGTCACGGTGTTGGTCTCGCTGTTCGCACTGGTGCTCGCGATGCCGATCGCACTGGGCATTGCGATCTTCCTGACTTCGTACTCACCCAAGTGGCTCACGCGGCCACTGTCGTACACGATCGACCTTCTGGCAGCTGTGCCGTCCATCGTCTACGGCCTGTGGGGACTTCTCGTCTTCGCTCCGGCGATCACCCCGGTCGCGGTGTGGCTCAACGACACTCTCGGCTGGTTCCCGCTCTTCGCCGACGGCAGCGGATCGATCACCGGCGGCGGCACCATCTTCACCGCAGGCATCGTCCTCGCCGTGATGATCCTTCCGGTCATCACCGCAGTGACCCGCGAGGTGTTCATCCAGACCCCGCGATCACAGATCGAAGCCGCACTCGCCCTCGGCGCCACGCGCTGGGAAGTTGTGCGCACCACGGTCATCCCGTTCGGTAAGTCCGGCTACATCAGCGGCTCGATGCTCGGTCTCGGACGCGCACTCGGTGAGACGATGGCGCTCTACCTGATCCTGCGCACCACCTCTCAGGCCTTCGGCTGGTCGCTGTTCGACGGCGGCTCGACCATCGCCTCCAAGATCGCCCTCGGCTACGCGGAGTTCAACAACGACATCCAGGCAGGCGCGTACATCGCGGCCGGACTGGTGCTGTTCGTACTGACCTTCGTCGTCAACGCGGCTGCCCGCGCAGTGATCGCCGGAAAGAAGGACTGA
- the ureA gene encoding urease subunit gamma, protein MHLTPSDTEKLLLSVAGMVARDRRERGVLLNYPEAMALISCWILERARDGMTVAELMNAGRQVLTRDDVMEGVPEMIANVQVEATFPDGRKLVTVTEPIR, encoded by the coding sequence GTGCACCTCACCCCTTCAGATACCGAAAAGCTGCTCCTGAGCGTCGCGGGCATGGTCGCCCGTGACCGCCGCGAGCGCGGGGTACTGCTGAACTACCCCGAAGCGATGGCACTGATCTCGTGCTGGATTCTCGAGCGCGCGCGTGACGGAATGACGGTTGCGGAACTGATGAACGCCGGTCGGCAAGTGCTCACCCGCGACGACGTGATGGAAGGGGTACCCGAGATGATTGCAAACGTCCAGGTGGAGGCCACTTTCCCGGACGGTCGCAAACTGGTCACCGTGACGGAGCCCATTCGATGA
- the mshD gene encoding mycothiol synthase, whose translation MGWTDSLPAGFAEQVSALLDRATEFDGKAPVSEQGRHAVAGRGGARHFLELDGDAVVGYAQLQAGSDEHPDMAELVVDPQARRRGIGTRLAAAVFDEGRPGTRVWAHGNVDAAVEFAKSLDLVSVRELLQLRRPLDAPQLPEIVVPEGVTIRTYGGPEDDSEILRVNNAAFSWHPEQGGWTQAEIDERTAEGWFDPAGLFMAFADTDPDTLLGFHWTKVHAPEGDDPELGEVYVVGIDPAAQGRGLGRVLTLAGMHYLRDRGLGTVLLYVEGDNTAALHTYERLGFDRFHVDMAYARAL comes from the coding sequence GTGGGTTGGACAGATTCACTGCCGGCTGGATTCGCCGAGCAGGTTTCCGCGCTTCTCGATCGCGCAACCGAGTTCGACGGCAAGGCGCCCGTGTCGGAACAGGGGCGCCATGCCGTTGCCGGGCGCGGCGGCGCGCGACACTTCCTCGAACTCGACGGCGATGCAGTCGTCGGTTATGCGCAGCTGCAAGCCGGTTCGGACGAGCATCCCGACATGGCGGAGTTGGTGGTCGACCCGCAGGCGCGGCGCCGCGGCATCGGAACCAGGCTTGCCGCAGCGGTATTCGACGAGGGCCGGCCGGGCACGCGTGTCTGGGCGCACGGAAACGTCGACGCCGCAGTCGAATTCGCCAAGAGCCTCGATCTGGTCAGCGTTCGTGAACTCCTGCAGCTGCGTCGACCACTCGATGCTCCGCAGCTTCCGGAAATCGTTGTGCCCGAAGGTGTGACGATTCGGACGTATGGTGGACCCGAAGACGATTCCGAGATCCTTCGCGTCAACAATGCGGCCTTCTCCTGGCATCCCGAGCAGGGTGGCTGGACCCAGGCGGAGATCGACGAGAGAACGGCCGAAGGTTGGTTCGACCCTGCTGGTCTGTTCATGGCGTTCGCGGACACCGATCCCGATACTCTTCTCGGCTTTCACTGGACCAAGGTGCACGCACCCGAAGGTGACGATCCGGAGCTGGGGGAGGTGTACGTCGTGGGGATCGATCCCGCGGCGCAGGGACGAGGTCTCGGCCGAGTGCTGACTCTCGCGGGCATGCATTACCTGCGTGATCGCGGCCTCGGAACCGTCCTTCTGTACGTCGAAGGCGACAACACGGCCGCCCTCCACACGTACGAACGACTCGGCTTCGATCGGTTCCACGTGGACATGGCTTACGCCCGCGCGCTCTGA
- the pstS gene encoding phosphate ABC transporter substrate-binding protein PstS yields MNLKRSGALLGVVAVGAMTLAACGSDNNSSSTGVDASASNATCEGKSNLSAAGSSAQKNAMDQFVATYISVCQEKGKTVNVAYNPSGSGDGRTQFIAGQIDFAGSDSAIKDEQADKAKERCVGGEAWNLPLVFGPIAVAYNLDGVDKLVLNAEVLAKIFNGGITKWNDPAIAALNSGASLPDEKITTVIRSDSSGTTDNFQKYLDAASNGAWTSGAGSDFTGGVGEGAKGSAGVAQAVATAPGSITYVEKSFADQNKLSVAEINTGSEAVALTNDTAAKSIAGAKFKSDATGDLTLDLASIFKTNEAGAYPLVLATYSIVCSKGYDADTSAAVKSFLTSAANEGQANLAEQGYVPLPSNVQDRLNASITAIS; encoded by the coding sequence GTGAATCTCAAGCGCAGTGGTGCCCTGCTTGGTGTAGTGGCCGTGGGCGCCATGACCTTGGCCGCATGTGGCAGCGACAACAACTCGTCGTCGACGGGTGTGGACGCGTCCGCATCGAACGCAACGTGCGAAGGCAAGAGCAACCTCTCTGCCGCTGGTTCCTCGGCACAGAAGAACGCCATGGACCAGTTCGTCGCCACTTACATCTCCGTGTGCCAGGAAAAGGGCAAGACGGTCAACGTCGCGTACAACCCCAGCGGTTCGGGCGACGGTCGTACACAGTTCATCGCCGGCCAGATCGACTTCGCCGGCTCCGACTCGGCCATCAAGGACGAGCAGGCCGACAAGGCCAAGGAGCGTTGCGTCGGCGGCGAAGCCTGGAACCTTCCCCTCGTCTTCGGCCCGATCGCAGTTGCATACAACCTCGACGGCGTCGACAAGCTCGTTCTCAACGCAGAGGTTCTCGCGAAGATCTTCAACGGCGGCATCACCAAGTGGAACGATCCGGCAATCGCCGCGCTCAACTCCGGTGCATCGCTTCCCGACGAGAAGATCACCACCGTGATCCGCTCCGATTCCTCGGGTACCACCGACAACTTCCAGAAGTACCTCGACGCGGCATCGAACGGTGCTTGGACGTCGGGCGCAGGGTCCGACTTCACCGGTGGCGTCGGTGAGGGCGCCAAGGGTTCGGCGGGCGTTGCACAGGCAGTTGCCACGGCACCGGGTTCGATCACCTACGTCGAGAAGTCGTTCGCCGATCAGAACAAGCTCTCGGTTGCCGAAATCAACACCGGCTCCGAGGCAGTCGCACTGACCAACGACACGGCCGCGAAGTCGATCGCAGGCGCGAAGTTCAAGTCCGACGCAACCGGCGACCTGACGCTCGACCTCGCGTCGATCTTCAAGACCAACGAAGCCGGCGCCTACCCGCTGGTTCTCGCCACGTACTCGATCGTCTGCTCCAAGGGCTACGACGCGGACACCTCCGCAGCAGTGAAGTCGTTCCTGACGAGCGCGGCCAACGAGGGTCAGGCCAACCTGGCCGAGCAGGGTTACGTCCCGCTGCCGTCCAACGTCCAGGATCGCCTCAACGCGTCCATCACGGCAATCAGCTGA
- a CDS encoding thioredoxin family protein, giving the protein MTGITILLVALVAVVAVGLFLKSRNGKVRVTTPAATGAADSRLELLRAAGVSSPNGGPVVLHFSADWCGPCAAVRRVVGQVVISMADAPRPPVEIELDIDKEPALAREMSVLSLPTTFILDGGLEEQFRVSGVPSAADLKAALVPLSGPHEPKSENSG; this is encoded by the coding sequence ATGACCGGGATCACAATTCTGCTGGTCGCGCTGGTCGCCGTCGTCGCGGTCGGGCTCTTTCTCAAGTCGCGCAACGGAAAGGTCCGAGTCACCACGCCGGCCGCGACCGGCGCGGCGGACAGTCGCCTCGAACTGCTCCGCGCCGCTGGAGTCTCTTCGCCGAACGGCGGACCCGTCGTACTGCATTTCTCTGCCGACTGGTGCGGACCGTGCGCGGCAGTACGCCGCGTCGTCGGTCAGGTCGTGATCTCGATGGCCGACGCTCCCCGTCCGCCGGTGGAGATCGAGCTCGACATCGACAAGGAACCGGCTCTGGCACGCGAGATGAGTGTCCTCTCGCTGCCCACCACCTTCATCCTCGACGGTGGCCTGGAGGAACAGTTCCGGGTGTCCGGAGTGCCATCCGCAGCCGATCTGAAAGCTGCACTCGTACCACTATCCGGACCCCACGAGCCAAAATCCGAGAATTCGGGGTAA
- the pstA gene encoding phosphate ABC transporter permease PstA — protein sequence MTSTLDRPVKAPTFQGVGARRRAKDVIATILVSLAVVIALIPLVWVLFTVIAKGLPALTSPTWFTNSLSGLTASADGGGIYHALIGTLLQGIVCAVFSIPLGIFVAIYLVEYADRKSKLGKLTTFMVDILSGVPSIVAALFIYALWIATFGFPKSAFAVSLALVLLMVPVVIRSTEEMLRIVPMDLREASYALGVPKWKTISKIVLPTALPGIITGVMLALARVLGETAPLLILVGYAPFINFDLFNGEMGTLPSVMVAEMNNPTDAGTNRIWGAALTLILLIAILNIVAKLIGHFSQVRSK from the coding sequence ATGACCTCCACTCTGGACCGGCCGGTCAAGGCCCCCACTTTCCAAGGCGTCGGCGCTCGTCGTCGTGCCAAGGACGTCATCGCGACCATCCTGGTGAGCCTGGCAGTCGTCATCGCGCTCATCCCGTTGGTCTGGGTGCTCTTCACGGTCATCGCCAAGGGCCTGCCCGCTCTGACGTCGCCTACCTGGTTCACCAACTCGCTGAGCGGATTGACGGCGTCGGCCGACGGCGGCGGTATCTATCACGCATTGATCGGCACCCTGCTGCAAGGCATCGTGTGCGCGGTCTTCTCCATCCCGCTCGGTATCTTCGTCGCGATCTACCTGGTGGAGTACGCCGACCGGAAGTCGAAGCTGGGCAAGCTGACCACGTTCATGGTCGACATCCTCAGCGGTGTTCCGTCGATCGTGGCCGCGCTGTTCATCTACGCCCTGTGGATCGCGACCTTCGGCTTCCCCAAGTCCGCGTTTGCGGTGTCATTGGCTCTGGTCCTTCTGATGGTCCCGGTCGTCATCCGCTCCACCGAGGAAATGCTGCGCATCGTCCCGATGGATCTGCGAGAGGCGTCGTACGCGCTCGGTGTGCCGAAGTGGAAGACCATCTCGAAAATCGTTCTGCCGACGGCACTTCCCGGCATCATCACCGGCGTCATGCTGGCCCTGGCCCGCGTGCTCGGTGAGACCGCACCGCTGCTGATCCTCGTCGGCTACGCACCGTTCATCAACTTCGACCTGTTCAACGGCGAAATGGGCACACTGCCTTCCGTCATGGTCGCCGAGATGAACAACCCCACCGACGCCGGCACCAACCGCATCTGGGGCGCAGCACTGACCCTGATCCTGCTGATCGCGATCCTCAACATCGTCGCGAAGCTGATCGGTCACTTCTCACAGGTCAGAAGTAAGTGA
- a CDS encoding DUF1416 domain-containing protein, whose translation MCGAPTQGQTLPAGVDVEKETVITGRVLAADGQPIGGAFVRLLDGSGEFTAEVVASGTGDFRFFAAPGEWTVRALSSSGNGTSTVAPEGSGVHNVDVTVSK comes from the coding sequence ATGTGTGGAGCACCTACCCAGGGCCAGACCCTGCCTGCCGGCGTCGACGTCGAGAAGGAAACGGTCATCACCGGCCGCGTTCTCGCAGCTGACGGCCAGCCCATCGGCGGCGCATTCGTGCGTCTGCTCGACGGCTCCGGAGAGTTCACGGCCGAGGTCGTGGCATCGGGAACCGGCGATTTCCGCTTCTTCGCCGCTCCGGGCGAGTGGACCGTGCGTGCACTGTCCAGCTCGGGCAACGGCACCTCCACCGTCGCTCCCGAGGGCTCGGGCGTGCACAACGTGGACGTGACCGTCAGCAAGTAA
- a CDS encoding FABP family protein: MRRGSGDEAVAIAVERSKSTASLNIPTLPDLPLPEDTANLRLGPDINPELLALLPLVGVWRGEGEGHDENGDYAFGQQIVISHDGGPYLNWESRSWRLDAEGKYVSPDLRESGYWRMGGDGIPGSVNQEVVELLLSHSSGVVEMYYGRALTQASWELATDVVIRSQSGALYGGAKRLYGIVEGGDLAYVEERIMSDGGLEPRLSARLTRYIG; the protein is encoded by the coding sequence GTGAGGCGCGGCAGCGGGGACGAAGCTGTCGCCATCGCCGTCGAGCGCTCCAAGTCGACGGCGTCGCTCAACATTCCGACCCTGCCGGACCTTCCGTTGCCGGAGGACACCGCAAACCTGCGCCTCGGCCCGGATATCAATCCCGAACTCCTCGCGCTTCTCCCCCTCGTCGGTGTCTGGCGCGGCGAAGGTGAAGGACACGACGAGAACGGCGACTACGCCTTCGGTCAGCAGATCGTCATCTCGCACGACGGCGGCCCGTACCTCAATTGGGAGTCCCGGTCCTGGCGCCTCGACGCCGAGGGCAAGTACGTGAGCCCCGATCTGCGCGAGAGCGGTTACTGGCGCATGGGCGGCGACGGCATCCCGGGCAGCGTCAACCAGGAAGTGGTCGAACTCCTGCTCAGCCACAGCTCCGGTGTCGTCGAAATGTACTACGGGCGCGCACTCACCCAAGCGTCGTGGGAACTTGCCACCGACGTGGTGATCCGCAGCCAGTCCGGTGCACTGTACGGCGGCGCGAAGCGTCTGTACGGCATCGTCGAAGGCGGCGACCTTGCGTACGTCGAAGAGCGGATCATGTCTGACGGTGGCCTGGAACCGCGTCTCTCGGCCCGCCTGACGCGCTACATCGGCTAG
- the pstB gene encoding phosphate ABC transporter ATP-binding protein PstB has product MAKRLDLKDVNIYYGKFHAVADVGLSVPPRSVTAFIGPSGCGKSTVLRSLNRMHEVIPGARVEGSVLLDGEDIYGSNVDPVGVRKTIGMVFQRPNPFPTMSIKDNVVAGLKLQGERSKKKLDEVAERSLRGANLWNEVKDRLDKPGGGLSGGQQQRLCIARAIAVSPDVLLMDEPCSALDPISTLAIEDLITELKKDFTIVIVTHNMQQAARVSDQTAFFNLEATGKPGQLVEIDDTEKIFSNPTQKATEDYISGRFG; this is encoded by the coding sequence ATGGCCAAGCGTCTGGATCTCAAGGACGTCAACATCTACTACGGCAAGTTCCACGCCGTTGCCGATGTGGGCCTGTCCGTCCCGCCCCGGAGCGTCACCGCCTTCATCGGCCCGTCCGGTTGCGGCAAGTCCACCGTTCTCCGTTCACTCAATCGCATGCACGAAGTGATTCCCGGTGCGCGCGTCGAGGGTTCGGTGCTGCTCGACGGCGAGGACATCTACGGCTCGAACGTCGATCCGGTCGGTGTTCGCAAGACCATCGGCATGGTGTTCCAGCGACCCAACCCCTTCCCGACCATGTCCATCAAGGACAACGTCGTCGCGGGCTTGAAGTTGCAGGGCGAGCGCAGCAAGAAGAAGCTCGACGAGGTGGCCGAGCGTTCGCTGCGCGGTGCCAACCTGTGGAACGAGGTCAAGGATCGCCTCGACAAGCCCGGTGGCGGCCTCTCAGGCGGTCAGCAGCAGCGTCTGTGCATCGCGCGTGCCATCGCGGTCTCGCCCGACGTCCTGCTCATGGACGAGCCGTGCTCCGCGCTCGACCCGATCTCGACTCTCGCGATCGAAGACCTGATCACCGAGCTGAAGAAGGACTTCACGATCGTCATCGTCACGCACAACATGCAGCAGGCTGCGCGTGTGAGTGACCAGACGGCATTCTTCAACCTCGAGGCAACCGGCAAGCCCGGTCAGCTCGTCGAGATCGACGACACCGAGAAGATCTTCTCGAACCCGACGCAGAAGGCCACCGAGGACTACATCTCCGGCCGCTTCGGATAG
- a CDS encoding winged helix-turn-helix transcriptional regulator: MELLLLTSDPNPEAVLPALALLAHSVRPAPTEVSSLLEASSADVALVDARTDLAAARGLCRLLGSTGSAVPVVAVLTEGGLVAVNADWGLDDILLPGTGPAEVDARLRLLVARSGGVASPEASGKITLGELVIDEGTYTARLRGRPLDLTYKEFELLKYLAQHAGRVFTRAQLLQEVWGYDFFGGTRTVDVHVRRLRAKLGTEYESLIGTVRNVGYKAVRPTRAKGGAAAPVQFEDDEDVDYDAADGSVV; encoded by the coding sequence GTGGAACTGCTCCTCCTCACCTCCGACCCCAACCCGGAAGCTGTACTACCGGCGTTGGCGTTGCTGGCGCACTCGGTTCGGCCTGCCCCCACAGAGGTTTCCTCGCTACTCGAGGCAAGTTCCGCGGACGTGGCATTGGTGGATGCGCGCACCGATCTGGCTGCCGCACGCGGGTTGTGTCGATTGCTCGGAAGCACAGGATCCGCAGTACCTGTGGTCGCCGTCCTCACCGAAGGCGGACTCGTTGCCGTCAACGCCGACTGGGGGTTGGACGACATCCTGCTTCCCGGTACCGGTCCGGCTGAGGTGGACGCCCGATTGCGGTTGTTGGTCGCCCGCAGCGGCGGTGTGGCCAGTCCGGAAGCGTCGGGAAAGATCACGCTGGGCGAACTGGTTATCGACGAGGGGACGTACACGGCACGACTGCGTGGACGGCCCCTTGATTTGACTTACAAGGAATTCGAGCTGCTCAAGTACCTCGCGCAGCACGCCGGACGGGTATTCACCCGGGCGCAGCTGCTGCAGGAAGTGTGGGGCTACGACTTCTTCGGCGGCACCAGGACGGTCGACGTCCACGTGCGTCGTCTGCGGGCGAAACTCGGCACCGAATACGAGTCCTTGATCGGTACAGTCCGAAATGTCGGATATAAGGCAGTGCGTCCGACCAGGGCCAAGGGTGGCGCAGCTGCTCCCGTTCAGTTCGAGGACGACGAGGACGTCGACTACGACGCGGCCGACGGATCGGTGGTCTGA
- a CDS encoding LmeA family phospholipid-binding protein: MRKLIIGIVFLLGLGLVADFGAAAYAEYRVSRELRTGASLESDPEVTFNGFPFLTQALGGKYKDVYVRATGVQSDVVGEVTVEADLRGVTVPFSDIVNGNVTQLPVDKLDGRMGINATDLGKLLNIPDLQVSSPPANKSDGTGGSGGTGASTAGAVVLTGTVAVGPVETAVSVQANLVLEGGQVKIVASNLYFGPEGKADFSIPAALEPVVLGLFSYTIDPQALPYGIQPSLVYAEGGRIVIEGSAENTTIDLAELQNR; this comes from the coding sequence GTGCGCAAACTGATCATCGGCATCGTCTTTCTCCTCGGCCTCGGACTGGTGGCCGATTTCGGCGCGGCCGCGTACGCCGAGTACCGGGTTTCCCGCGAGCTCCGAACCGGCGCATCACTCGAGTCGGATCCGGAGGTCACCTTCAACGGGTTCCCCTTCCTCACCCAGGCACTCGGCGGGAAATACAAGGACGTCTACGTCAGAGCTACCGGCGTCCAGAGCGACGTGGTGGGCGAAGTGACCGTCGAGGCCGATCTGCGTGGGGTCACCGTTCCCTTCTCCGACATCGTGAACGGCAATGTCACCCAACTCCCCGTCGACAAACTCGACGGCCGGATGGGAATCAACGCCACCGACCTCGGAAAGCTGCTCAATATCCCTGACCTGCAGGTATCTTCGCCGCCGGCCAACAAGTCGGATGGCACCGGGGGCAGCGGCGGAACCGGAGCGAGCACCGCGGGCGCCGTCGTGCTGACGGGAACGGTTGCCGTCGGCCCGGTCGAGACTGCAGTGAGTGTGCAGGCCAACCTGGTTCTGGAAGGTGGGCAGGTCAAGATCGTCGCCAGCAATCTGTACTTCGGTCCGGAGGGCAAAGCCGATTTCTCGATCCCCGCAGCACTCGAACCCGTCGTCCTCGGACTGTTCAGCTACACGATCGATCCGCAGGCACTCCCCTACGGAATTCAGCCGAGCCTGGTCTACGCGGAAGGCGGAAGAATCGTGATCGAAGGCAGCGCCGAAAACACGACGATCGATCTCGCAGAGCTGCAGAACCGATGA
- a CDS encoding DUF4395 domain-containing protein, whose product MSTTTPQLEQVDVRGPRFAAWVTTGVLVLTLILSTFSLPAATVVLALQAIVFAVGAVLGPKRSPYGQIFGKLVAPRLSPVSEREPVAPLRFAQFVGFVFALAGTVGFLAGSTIVGTVATGFALFAALLNAAFGICLGCQIYPLVARLRNTGRATTA is encoded by the coding sequence ATGTCCACAACCACACCCCAGCTCGAGCAGGTCGACGTCCGCGGACCTCGATTCGCCGCGTGGGTCACCACCGGCGTTCTCGTACTCACGCTCATCCTCTCGACCTTCTCACTGCCCGCCGCCACCGTCGTTCTCGCACTGCAGGCCATAGTCTTCGCGGTCGGAGCGGTACTCGGCCCCAAGCGCAGCCCGTACGGCCAGATCTTCGGCAAGCTCGTCGCCCCGCGACTCTCGCCGGTCAGCGAACGCGAACCCGTGGCGCCGCTGCGCTTCGCGCAGTTCGTCGGCTTCGTCTTCGCACTCGCCGGCACGGTCGGTTTCCTGGCCGGGTCGACGATCGTCGGCACCGTTGCCACCGGCTTCGCCTTGTTCGCGGCCCTGCTCAACGCCGCGTTCGGCATCTGCCTCGGCTGCCAGATCTATCCACTCGTCGCAAGGCTGCGAAATACCGGCCGCGCTACCACCGCGTGA
- a CDS encoding putative leader peptide: MQTRHELMLTRRRAVDLCRLGGCCCTCC; encoded by the coding sequence GTGCAAACCCGCCACGAGCTGATGCTCACCCGACGCCGCGCAGTAGACCTGTGCCGCCTCGGGGGCTGTTGCTGTACCTGTTGCTGA